One genomic region from Ptychodera flava strain L36383 chromosome 5, AS_Pfla_20210202, whole genome shotgun sequence encodes:
- the LOC139133878 gene encoding cytochrome P450 3A8-like: MELFGCELSMSLLLVITVVILLYLYATWPFSTFKKMGIPGPKPWPLFGNIFEMSAGIYKKDLEWVNKYGKVFGTYEGRQPVLVFADPEICKQICVKNFASFYNRRILPINNKPLDSGLSMLVDKNWKDKRNTLTPAFSGSKMRKMTPIVNNAADTMVKILEKHCKEGTSFQCKDVFGGYVVDSIASAGFGVDIKSQETPDHPFVKNIKEAFDFGFVNPVLLIMFFFPFLVPLLNWLDIGFFPKRIMNYFTDLTEDTIAVRKSQDSSSKRVDFLQLMLDAHEVYEQYIESNEAQQDDDDVTFVRDGKSDSDDNFHKGFTNQEILGQALTFFFAGYETTSTLMGFLAYSLATNPDIQEKLCAEIDDVMAKYGEPTYEAVSKMSYLDMVVCEALRMYPPALRFDRQCTEDVTIAGIHIPKGMVIAVALYTIHHNPEFYPDPEKFIPERFTKEEKEKRHPYAWLPFGAGPRNCIGMRFALMEAKIGLVRVFQNFTFEPCAETEIPVQLGKTGFISPKNGIKLSVKSRR; encoded by the exons ATGGAACTCTTTGGCTGTGAACTATCTATGTCCCTTCTCCTTGTCATCACAGTGGTGATCCTTCTCTACCT GTACGCGACATGGCCGTTTTCGACATTCAAAAAGATGGGGATTCCAGGACCAAAACCGTGGCCACTTTTTGGCAACATATTCGAGATGAGTGCT GGAATATACAAGAAGGACCTCGAGTGGGTTAACAAGTATGGCAAAGTGTTTGG GACTTACGAGGGAAGACAGCCGGTGTTAGTCTTTGCTGACCCTGAGATTTGTAAACAAATCTGTGTGAAAAATTTCGCGTCGTTTTATAATAGAAGG ATTCTACCCATTAACAATAAACCTCTGGATTCTGGATTGTCAATGCTTGTGGATAAAAACTGGAAGGACAAGAGGAACACACTAACACCTGCATTTAGTGGATCCAAAATGAGAAAA ATGACACCTATCGTCAACAACGCTGCGGATACAATGGTTAAAATTTTGGAGAAACACTGCAAAGAAGGCACAAGTTTCCAGTGCAAAGA TGTATTTGGTGGTTACGTTGTGGATAGCATAGCAAGTGCTGGCTTTGGTGTTGACATCAAATCACAGGAAACACCAGACCATCCATTTGTCAAGAATATCAAAGAAGCCTTTGATTTTGGGTTTGTAAATCCAGTCTTACTGATAATGT tctttttcccatttttggtacCTCTCCTCAACTGGCTGGATATCGGGTTCTTTCCCAAGAGGATCATGAATTACTTCACTGATTTAACAGAGGACACCATAGCGGTGAGAAAAAGCCAAGATTCTTCTTCAAAG AGAGTTGACTTCTTACAACTGATGTTGGACGCGCACGAAGTTTATGAACAGTACATCGAAAGTAATGAAGCCCaacaagatgatgatgatgtcacattcGTCAGGGATGGAAAGTCGGACTCTGATGATAACTTCCATAAAGGTTTTACAAATCAGGAAATATTAGGACAG GCACTGACTTTCTTTTTCGCTGGTTATGAGACAACAAGTACTTTGATGGGGTTTCTCGCCTACTCCTTGGCAACCAATCCGGACATACAAGAGAAGCTGTGCGCAGAAATCGATGACGTAATGGCGAAATATGGCGAGCCTACCTATGAGGCTGTTTCTAAGATGTCTTATCTGGATATGGTTGTCTGTGAAGCTCTTAGGATGTATCCACCAGCTTTAAG GTTTGACCGACAGTGTACAGAGGATGTCACTATCGCTGGAATTCACATCCCTAAAGGCATGGTCATTGCCGTGGCACTTTATACAATCCATCATAATCCAGAATTTTACCCTGATCCCGAAAAATTCATCCCGGAAAG atttacgaaagaagagaaagagaaacgtCATCCTTACGCATGGTTGCCGTTCGGAGCTGGTCCTCGTAACTGTATTGGAATGAGATTTGCCTTGATGGAAGCTAAGATTGGTCTTGTGCGCGTGTTTCAGAATTTCACCTTTGAGCCCTGTGCGGAGACGGAG ATACCCGTACAACTTGGCAAGACCGGTTTCATATCACCGAAGAATGGCATCAAACTCAGCGTGAAGTCGAGACGATAA